A genomic stretch from Arachis stenosperma cultivar V10309 chromosome 3, arast.V10309.gnm1.PFL2, whole genome shotgun sequence includes:
- the LOC130966738 gene encoding LIM domain-containing protein WLIM2a-like produces the protein MAFSGTQQKCKACDKVVHFVESQSADGAIYHKNCFRCSHCNGRLAISNYSSIEGVLYCKPHFEQLFKENVCVSFSYKAGKQQQPDVPKKQPSRLASFFSGTQDKCSVCKKTVYPLEKLTVEGEFFHKSCFKCTHGGCSLNPSSYAALDGFLYCKPHFSQLFKEKGSYTHLSKTASLRKQQEEDKADKADTTEDTDPAAAPASAEAAAEAEDAPVAPQDQ, from the exons atggcATTCAGCGGGACACAACAGAAATGTAAGGCTTGTGACAAAGTTGTTCATTTCGTTGAATCCCAATCTGCAGATGGCGCTATTTATCACAAGAACTGCTTCAGATGCAGCCACTGCAATGGCCGTCTCGCG ATAAGCAACTACTCATCGATTGAGGGAGTTTTATATTGCAAGCCTCACTTTGAGCAACTTTTTAAGGAAAATG TTTGTGTTTCATTTTCATATAAAGCTGGAAAGCAACAACAGCCTGATGTG CCCAAGAAACAACCAAGCAGACTGGCCTCCTTCTTCTCTGGGACTCAGGATAAATGTTCAGTTTGTAAGAAAACTGTCTATCCATTGGAAAAG TTGACTGTGGAAGGGGAGTTTTTCCACAAATCATGCTTTAAGTGCACACATGGAGGGTGTTCCCTGAACCCTTCATCGTATGCAGCATTGGATGGATTCCTTTATTGCAAGCCGCATTTCTCTCAGCTCTTCAAAGAGAAAGGTAGCTACACCCATCTCTCCAAGACAGCTTCCCTGAGGAAGCAGCAAGAAGAAGACAAGGCCGACAAAGCCGACACAACGGAAGACACAGACCCGGCCGCCGCACCCGCATCGGCAGAGGCAGCAGCTGAAGCTGAGGATGCTCCCGTCGCACCGCAAGATCAGTAA
- the LOC130968106 gene encoding uncharacterized protein LOC130968106 isoform X2, whose amino-acid sequence MGRAKTELKCLSTEKDRKGRFKTRIKGLESKMKKFSDKCKGSEACLIVYEEGSNAAPMIWPKDSNKVRSLIKKYEAQKNVRPPKIFDLQDFFEHKKTSVEAETSKVRKCIYSVKYPTSDLNIQSLDLEQLRMFIGILDNKIGACAERVNMLKNSQKVESNFNFGHNVDRYNCQIQSMMPLSYDMGSSSQMGLLSPNPMELMGSNYGLVNCANQFEDSVYSIIQNGALVNSTKVKEPEPMVHYDTNVMEDTTTIKKDEEVRLVCTEKTIDKVNSTNQVSEALDWESQFAEAEAWASDFGEFENWMNQQSEHSDWQT is encoded by the coding sequence ATGGGCCGTGCAAAAACAGAATTGAAGTGCCTCTCAACTGAGAAAGATCGGAAAGGCAGATTCAAGACAAGAATCAAGGGACTAGAGagcaaaatgaagaaattttCTGACAAATGCAAAGGATCCGAAGCATGCTTGATAGTTTATGAAGAAGGTAGCAACGCTGCACCAATGATTTGGCCAAAAGATTCTAACAAAGTCAGGTCCTTAATTAAAAAGTATGAAGCTCAAAAGAATGTGAGGCCTCCTAAGATCTTTGATCTCCAAGACTTCTTTGAGCACAAGAAGACCTCGGTTGAAGCCGAAACTTCGAAAGTGCGAAAATGCATCTACAGCGTCAAGTATCCCACTTCTGACTTGAATATTCAGAGCTTAGATCTGGAACAACTGAGGATGTTCATTGGTATATTGGATAACAAGATTGGTGCGTGTGCTGAAAGGGTTAACATGCTTAAAAATAGTCAAAAAGTTGAAAGTAACTTCAATTTTGGACACAATGTTGATCGGTACAACTGTCAGATTCAATCTATGATGCCACTTAGTTATGATATGGGTTCTAGTTCCCAAATGGGTCTCCTTAGTCCAAATCCTATGGAATTGATGGGAAGTAATTATGGACTGGTGAATTGTGCTAATCAGTTTGAAGATTCTGTGTATAGTATTATACAAAACGGTGCTTTAGTAAACTCAACAAAAGTGAAGGAGCCAGAGCCTATGGTTCATTATGACACAAATGTGATGGAGGACACTACTACTAtcaagaaagatgaagaagtcCGTTTGGTTTGTACTGAGAAGACAATTGATAAAGTAAATTCCACAAATCAAGTTAGTGAGGCTTTGGATTGGGAAAGTCAATTTGCTGAGGCTGAGGCATGGGCTAGTGACTTTGGTGAGTTTGAGAATTGGATGAATCAACAAAGTGAGCATTCGGATTGGCAAACCTGA
- the LOC130968106 gene encoding uncharacterized protein LOC130968106 isoform X1: MPILGGVSISTSSPRFSYMGRAKTELKCLSTEKDRKGRFKTRIKGLESKMKKFSDKCKGSEACLIVYEEGSNAAPMIWPKDSNKVRSLIKKYEAQKNVRPPKIFDLQDFFEHKKTSVEAETSKVRKCIYSVKYPTSDLNIQSLDLEQLRMFIGILDNKIGACAERVNMLKNSQKVESNFNFGHNVDRYNCQIQSMMPLSYDMGSSSQMGLLSPNPMELMGSNYGLVNCANQFEDSVYSIIQNGALVNSTKVKEPEPMVHYDTNVMEDTTTIKKDEEVRLVCTEKTIDKVNSTNQVSEALDWESQFAEAEAWASDFGEFENWMNQQSEHSDWQT; the protein is encoded by the exons ATGCCAATTTTGGGGGGAGTTTCAATTTCCACAAGTTCGCCCAG ATTTAGTTACATGGGCCGTGCAAAAACAGAATTGAAGTGCCTCTCAACTGAGAAAGATCGGAAAGGCAGATTCAAGACAAGAATCAAGGGACTAGAGagcaaaatgaagaaattttCTGACAAATGCAAAGGATCCGAAGCATGCTTGATAGTTTATGAAGAAGGTAGCAACGCTGCACCAATGATTTGGCCAAAAGATTCTAACAAAGTCAGGTCCTTAATTAAAAAGTATGAAGCTCAAAAGAATGTGAGGCCTCCTAAGATCTTTGATCTCCAAGACTTCTTTGAGCACAAGAAGACCTCGGTTGAAGCCGAAACTTCGAAAGTGCGAAAATGCATCTACAGCGTCAAGTATCCCACTTCTGACTTGAATATTCAGAGCTTAGATCTGGAACAACTGAGGATGTTCATTGGTATATTGGATAACAAGATTGGTGCGTGTGCTGAAAGGGTTAACATGCTTAAAAATAGTCAAAAAGTTGAAAGTAACTTCAATTTTGGACACAATGTTGATCGGTACAACTGTCAGATTCAATCTATGATGCCACTTAGTTATGATATGGGTTCTAGTTCCCAAATGGGTCTCCTTAGTCCAAATCCTATGGAATTGATGGGAAGTAATTATGGACTGGTGAATTGTGCTAATCAGTTTGAAGATTCTGTGTATAGTATTATACAAAACGGTGCTTTAGTAAACTCAACAAAAGTGAAGGAGCCAGAGCCTATGGTTCATTATGACACAAATGTGATGGAGGACACTACTACTAtcaagaaagatgaagaagtcCGTTTGGTTTGTACTGAGAAGACAATTGATAAAGTAAATTCCACAAATCAAGTTAGTGAGGCTTTGGATTGGGAAAGTCAATTTGCTGAGGCTGAGGCATGGGCTAGTGACTTTGGTGAGTTTGAGAATTGGATGAATCAACAAAGTGAGCATTCGGATTGGCAAACCTGA